Proteins encoded by one window of Candidatus Desulfatibia profunda:
- a CDS encoding DUF1318 domain-containing protein, which produces MRALIGIVLILLVGCTLAEVKVEVMSERTALENQVLGTYNALDKEMLLVASVRGVDSRGRIQTPPKHSQEHQDAVTAMQVLSFHADDLQAFKQLGWAGENYQGLVEMFPMEKAHIPESLKDFSERFKPEEFNYVVSQINASREIVMHRVVDMNENLSEENMPEIRRIFGKLNTENALPGEKIQKSAGTWTVKK; this is translated from the coding sequence TTGGTCGGCTGTACCCTCGCTGAAGTTAAGGTCGAAGTCATGAGCGAACGTACAGCTCTGGAAAATCAGGTGCTTGGAACGTATAATGCCCTTGACAAAGAAATGCTTCTGGTTGCCTCTGTCAGGGGGGTTGATTCCAGAGGACGCATCCAAACGCCGCCCAAACACAGTCAGGAGCACCAAGATGCCGTAACCGCCATGCAAGTATTGAGCTTTCATGCCGATGACCTCCAGGCCTTCAAACAGTTGGGCTGGGCCGGAGAAAATTACCAGGGATTGGTGGAAATGTTTCCGATGGAAAAAGCGCATATCCCCGAGAGTCTGAAAGATTTCTCCGAGCGGTTCAAACCGGAAGAATTCAATTACGTGGTTTCGCAGATCAACGCATCCAGAGAGATCGTTATGCACCGGGTTGTTGACATGAATGAAAACCTGTCCGAAGAAAATATGCCCGAAATCCGCCGGATATTCGGCAAGCTGAATACGGAAAATGCCCTGCCCGGTGAAAAAATACAGAAATCCGCCGGCACCTGGACGGTGAAAAAATGA